From the genome of Symphalangus syndactylus isolate Jambi chromosome 7, NHGRI_mSymSyn1-v2.1_pri, whole genome shotgun sequence, one region includes:
- the SNAI2 gene encoding zinc finger protein SNAI2 — translation MPRSFLVKKHFNASKKPNYSELDTHTVIISPYLYESYSMPVIPQPEILSSGAYSPITVWTTAAPFHAQLPNGLSPLSGYSSSLGRVSPPPPSDTSSKDHSGSESPISDEEERLQSKLSDPHAIEAEKFQCNLCNKTYSTFSGLAKHKQLHCDAQSRKSFSCKYCDKEYVSLGALKMHIRTHTLPCVCKICGKAFSRPWLLQGHIRTHTGEKPFSCPHCNRAFADRSNLRAHLQTHSDVKKYQCKNCSKTFSRMSLLHKHEESGCCVAH, via the exons ATGCCGCGCTCCTTCCTGGTCAAGAAGCATTTCAACGCCTCCAAAAAGCCAAACTACAGCGAACTGGACACACATAcag TGATTATTTCCCCGTATCTCTATGAGAGTTACTCTATGCCTGTCATACCACAACCAGAGATCCTCAGCTCAGGAGCATACAGCCCCATCACTGTGTGGACTACGGCAGCTCCATTCCACGCCCAGCTACCCAATGGCCTCTCTCCTCTTTCCGGATACTCCTCATCTTTGGGGCGAGTGAGTCCCCCTCCTCCATCTGACACCTCCTCCAAGGACCACAGTGGCTCAGAAAGCCCCATTAGTGATGAAGAGGAAAGACTACAGTCCAAGCTTTCAGACCCCCATGCCATTGAAGCTGAAAAGTTTCAGTGCAATTTATGCAATAAGACCTATTCAActttttctgggctggccaaaCATAAGCAGCTGCACTGCGAtgcccagtctagaaaatctttcAGCTGTAAATACTGTGACAAGGAATATGTGAGCCTGGGCGCCCTGAAGATGCATATTCGGACCCACACATTACCTTGTGTTTGCAAGATCTGCGGCAAGGCGTTTTCCAGACCCTGGTTGCTTCAAGGACACATTAGAACTCACACGG GGGAGAAGCCTTTTTCTTGCCCTCACTGCAACAGAGCATTTGCAGACAGGTCAAACCTGAGGGCTCATCTGCAGACCCATTCTGATGTAAAGAAATACCAGTGCAAAAACTGCTCCAAAACCTTCTCCAGAATGTCTCTCCTGCACAAACATGAGGAATCTGGCTGCTGTGTAGCACACTGA